Part of the Engystomops pustulosus chromosome 4, aEngPut4.maternal, whole genome shotgun sequence genome is shown below.
TTGGAAGCTtttctccccttatttttcccctggaattgaataaatAAGTTATGATCAATGCACCAGGGTTCTGTAGCCTGCAGATAAGCTAGTACAACCCTTCTTACGTCTAGAAGATGCCATGAGGCTTCGTCATTCGAAGAAGGATTTTCGTAGAAGGACGGGAGGGTAATCTCCTGGTTCCGGTGGAAATCTGATACCACTTTGGGAACGAACCCGGGGTCTAGAGTAAGAACAATACAGTCAGGAAGAATGTGCATATATGGTTCCCTGATGGAAATAGCCTGGAGCTCCCCCAACCTCTTGGCTGTGGTAACAGCAATCAGTAGAGTAGTTTTTAGCGTTAAATTTTTAATGTTAGAACTCTCCAGAGGTTCGAAAGGAGGTCTGGAAAGAGCGTCTAACACTAGGGTGAGATCCCACGTAGGGGTCCTCCTGAGAACCTGaggtctgattctggaggaggccGAGATAAAACgcttgacccacctgtggtccgctAAGGGGAAATCGAAAAAGGCTCCCAGGGCCGAGACCTGCACCTTCAAGGTGCTAGTGGATAGGCCCAATTCCAGGCCCTTCTGAAGAAAGTCCAGGATCTGGAAAATATTTGGGTTGAGTTGAGATGGAGGATTATCCCCACAGAAAGACACAAATTTCTTCCAAATTTTGTGATATATgttaaaagtaacttttttcctacttgccttgaGTGTGGTTACCAccgctctggagaggccctgtgaTCTTAAAAAATCGGACTCAGGATCCACGCCGCCAATTGTAGCTTCTCCGGGTCTGGATGGAAGATAGGACCCTGACGTAGAAGATCCTTCCTTGGAGGCAATATCACTGGTTGTTGGATGGCCAGGGATGTCAGCAAAGGGTACCAGCCCTTTTTTGGCCAGTTCGGGCAGATAAGTATTACCCTTGCCTGGTCCATAAGGATCTTCCTGAGGACCCTTGCGaccaagggaatagggggaaaggcgtAGGAGAGAGGTTCGGTCCAAGGATGACTGAAGGCGTCTAGTCGATCCTTCGGCTCCCttgcctccagagagaagtataGATGACACATTGAATTCTCCCTTGTGGCGAATAAGTCGACTTGCGGAGTGCCCCAGAGCTCTGTCAACTGGCTGAAGATTTCCTGATTTAAGCACCATTCGTTGGGAGAAATCACTCTCCTGCTGAGGAAGTCTGCCTCCGTATTCAAAACTCCTCTTAGGTGAGTTGCGGAAAGAGATAGTAGGTTCTCTTCTGCCCAGAAAAAGATGGTGCGAGTCAGGGAGGAAAGAGCTACTGACCTCGTACCTCCTTGTCGCCTTAGGTAAGACACCGCCGTGGTGTTGTCTGTTAGGATATGGACATGTCGATTCTTCACTAGAAGAGGGTTGGACCTTAAGGCTTCCCAGACGGCTCGTAGTTCCCGATAGTTTGAAGGTTTCTTTGCAAGTGAAGGGGTCCAGGGTCCCTGGGCGTAATGCGAAgggaagactgctccccagcctagGCTGCTTGCATAGGTCGTGATGGTCAGACACGGAAGGCAGTGCCAGGCAACCCCTTTCTCCAGATGTTTTGTTTCCAACCACCATTGCAGATCTCTTTTTACCGAGGATGGAATGATGATTTTCCCGTTCAATCCCGAGGTTCTCCGGTTCCAAGAACGGAGAATCCAGCTTTGCAGAGTGCGACAATGGCTCTGGCTCCAAGCTACGGATGAAATGCAGGCCGTGAGGAGACCCAGGATTTTCATTGCTCCTCTGATTGTAATGGAGGTCTTCCTCCTGAAGGAGCGGATCTGGAGTCTTAACCCGTCGGCTTTTTCCTGAGGGAGAAAGGACATCATGAGAGTAGAGTTCAACATTACCCCTAGGAACTTCTTGTGAGTGGAGGGAGACAGATCGGATTTTTGGGTGTTGATTATCCACCCCAGATCTGGAGGATCTGGAGGATTGGAGAACAGAAACCCCCTACCTCTGCCTCCCTTAGGGTAGCTCCAGCGCCCCTGTTTACCTTTCCCGCGAAAGGAATCTTTAGGGTTCTTGAAGGGACGAAAGGAAGGTTTCCTGGAGGATGTCTTGTTTTCTGGAAACCCCTTCTTCTTATCAGaggctttttctaggatgttgtcTAATTCAGGACCGAAAACGAAATCTCCTGTGAACGGGATGCTGCAGAGTTTTGATTTTGATCGTATATCGCCGCCCCACTGTTTCAGCCATAAGGCTCTTCTTGCTGCGTTTGTTAATGCTCCTTCCTTTGCAGCGAAGCGGACGCCCTCGGCGGAGGCATCTGCTAAGAATGCCGTGGCGGATCTTAGGAGATCTGAGAGTTTTCTCATGGTAAAATCTCTTGCTGTGATAAGATCTGATCTGTTCTTCCCTATAATCAGAAGGTCGTCTAAATATGGTACAATAGACACCCTCTGTAGCCTCAGGAAAGCAACAACCTCCACCATGACTTTTGTAAAAACTCTCGGAGCTGAAGAAATACCAAAGGGTAGAGCCCGGAATTGAAAGTGGAGGATAGAACCCTCTGGAGAAAAGACTGAAAATCTGAGGAACTTTTGAGAGGAGTGGTGAATAGGAATGTGGTAGTAGGCGTCCCGAAGGTCTATCGTGCACATATAGTGGTCGGTATATATAAGCTGAGTAGCGGATCTTACCGATTCCATATGAAATCTCCTGTAAGTGATGAAGTTGTTTAGGGATTTCAGATTTATAATCAGCCTGTTCGACCCGTTTGGTTTCTTGACCAGGAATAGTGGAGAGTAGAAGCCCGACTTTTCTTGGTCCTGCGGAACTGGAATCACCACTCCGGATTGAATGAGGGATGATACCTCCTGCCAAATAAGAAAATGGGTAGAAGGAGAAGTATAGGATGATGGCGAGACAAATCTTGAGGGGGGGTAGGTGCTGAATTCTATTTTGTAACCGGAACTGATGATGTTCAAGACCCAAGGATTTGAGGTGATATTTGTCCACtgagtgatgaactgtagaagacgcccccccactctggcgtcattgcttctttCCCCCCGAGTTGTCTGGAGGATTGG
Proteins encoded:
- the LOC140128490 gene encoding uncharacterized protein — its product is MGDGLPDKVFNEDKEQGSKGKGKEDRPERSEKSSKSDRSIKSRTPARKCNMCLQVLPESYVKPICRPCIDEFMRSEKVSFMDELKSFIEDKVTASVASATQKDPPPKKPRLADISSSDEETYDSEGPSCSLADTEEQDSQDFSQRLDSRHLFQIDDPDNLLKAIRETLNIEEEVPCMSREDELFGGLRAKKQRVFPVNETLKGLITEEWKDPEKKILTSKSFKRRLVFDQEVSKVWDSVPKVDVQVTKVVKKTDLPFEDSAQLRDPMDRKSDALLKKAWETSMLSLKSNISATSVARTLYFWLNELESHIRESTPRASLLDSIPLLRSATAFLADASAEGVRFAAKEGALTNAARRALWLKQWGGDIRSKSKLCSIPFTGDFVFGPELDNILEKASDKKKGFPENKTSSRKPSFRPFKNPKGKEVSSLIQSGVVIPVPQDQEKSGFYSPLFLVKKPNGSNRLIINLKSLNNFITYRRFHMESVRSATQLIYTDHYMCTIDLRDAYYHIPIHHSSQKFLRFSVFSPEGSILHFQFRALPFGISSAPRVFTKVMVEVVAFLRLQRVSIVPYLDDLLIIGKNRSDLITARDFTMRKLSDLLRSATAFLADASAEGVRFAAKEGALTNAARRALWLKQWGGDIRSKSKLCSIPFTGDFVFGPELDNILEKASDKKKGSSRSGVDNQHPKIRSVSLHSQEVPRGNVELYSHDVLSPSGKSRRVKTPDPLLQEEDLHYNQRSNENPGSPHGLHFIRSLEPEPLSHSAKLDSPFLEPENLGIERENHHSILGKKRSAMVVGNKTSGERGCLALPSVSDHHDLCKQPRLGSSLPFALRPGTLDPFTCKETFKLSGTTSRLGSLKVQPSSSEESTCPYPNRQHHGGVLPKATRRYEVSSSFLPDSHHLFLGRREPTISFRNSPKRSFEYGGRLPQQESDFSQRMVLKSGNLQPVDRALGHSASRLIRHKGEFNVSSILLSGGKGAEGSTRRLQSSLDRTSLLRLSPYSLGRKGPQEDPYGPGKGNTYLPELAKKGLVPFADIPGHPTTSDIASKEGSSTSGSYLPSRPGEATIGGVDPESDFLRSQGLSRAVVTTLKASRKKVTFNIYHKIWKKFVSFCGDNPPSQLNPNIFQILDFLQKGLELGLSTSTLKVQVSALGAFFDFPLADHRWVKRFISASSRIRPQVLRRTPTWDLTLVLDALSRPPFEPLESSNIKNLTLKTTLLIAVTTAKRLGELQAISIREPYMHILPDCIVLTLDPGFVPKVVSDFHRNQEITLPSFYENPSSNDEASWHLLDGKNKGRKASKISIARWLKSAISTCYTLQGKEVPSNLKAHSTRAMSASWAERRGASLEQICKAATWASTSTFIKHYRLDLPSSQDLSFGRKVLQAVIPP